In Streptomyces durocortorensis, a genomic segment contains:
- a CDS encoding DUF305 domain-containing protein — protein sequence MNTHRKLIRRTALVAATGVSALVLAACGGNGGDRHDMGSMESTTAAPTTSAPAPTGQMMIKHHEGAIEMAEKEKAEGEYGPARESADEVIKAQTSEIEQMNKMLGKS from the coding sequence ATGAACACGCACCGTAAGCTGATCCGCCGTACCGCCCTCGTCGCAGCCACCGGCGTCTCCGCTCTGGTGCTCGCCGCCTGCGGCGGCAACGGAGGAGACCGGCACGACATGGGCTCCATGGAGTCCACCACCGCCGCCCCCACCACCAGCGCGCCGGCGCCGACCGGTCAAATGATGATCAAGCACCACGAGGGTGCCATCGAGATGGCCGAGAAGGAGAAGGCGGAGGGCGAGTACGGCCCCGCCCGCGAGTCGGCCGATGAGGTGATCAAGGCCCAGACGTCAGAGATCGAGCAGATGAACAAGATGCTCGGCAAGAGCTGA
- a CDS encoding DUF1015 domain-containing protein, whose protein sequence is MTTVPSRKAHTTVRLHPFRAVRYDPARAGQLSAVLSAPYDDMSPAHARAQRARPHHIARLLFAADPQDAAGQMERWLERGVLRRDAAPSLYVYEQRLGPRLLQRGLIGELTVAGPHTCPVVPHEDVQEHVVRQRAAHMSGLGAQLEPLLLTHRSAEGTGLRLAEWVAEHPRVASAQLGGVTHHLWRCTDPDDQALLTSALGGPRVPLVADGHHRLAAARRLTRSRDGVPWQHSQALLVDSASTPLRLRAIHRVLPGLDAEKAARAASGVARVRPLPSGPRLPRPDELVLVGDGRAWSVTEPHVSALSDALAGLPIEWRAQPAAVTDCLLIPVCWSIPDLPGSVVHLHDADRAVAAVTSQGTGTAVLLPAPTEHRVRELAEQGVLLPRKSTSFGPKPAAGLVMRVLRNT, encoded by the coding sequence TTGACGACCGTCCCGTCGCGGAAGGCGCATACCACCGTACGGCTCCATCCGTTTCGCGCCGTCCGCTACGACCCGGCGCGGGCCGGCCAGCTGTCCGCCGTCCTCAGCGCCCCGTACGACGACATGAGCCCCGCCCACGCCCGTGCCCAGCGCGCACGCCCCCACCACATAGCCCGTCTGCTCTTCGCGGCCGATCCGCAGGACGCCGCCGGTCAGATGGAACGCTGGCTGGAGCGCGGCGTCCTGCGCCGCGACGCCGCCCCCTCCTTGTACGTCTACGAGCAACGCCTCGGCCCCCGACTCCTGCAGCGGGGGCTGATCGGCGAGCTCACCGTCGCCGGCCCCCATACCTGCCCCGTTGTCCCTCACGAGGACGTGCAGGAACACGTCGTACGGCAGCGCGCCGCCCACATGTCCGGTCTCGGGGCCCAGTTGGAGCCCCTGCTGCTCACGCACCGCTCCGCCGAGGGGACCGGCCTCCGTCTGGCGGAGTGGGTCGCGGAGCACCCGCGCGTCGCCAGCGCCCAACTGGGCGGCGTCACGCACCATCTCTGGCGGTGCACCGATCCCGACGACCAGGCGCTCCTCACCTCCGCCCTCGGCGGGCCGCGTGTTCCGCTGGTCGCCGACGGGCACCACCGCCTCGCCGCCGCGCGCCGGCTCACCCGGTCGCGGGACGGCGTCCCCTGGCAGCACAGCCAGGCGTTGCTCGTCGACTCGGCATCTACTCCGCTGCGGCTCAGGGCGATCCACCGTGTCCTACCCGGTCTGGACGCGGAGAAGGCCGCGCGAGCGGCATCCGGCGTCGCGCGCGTCCGGCCGCTTCCCTCCGGACCCCGGCTCCCCCGGCCGGACGAACTGGTGCTCGTCGGCGACGGGCGGGCCTGGAGTGTGACGGAACCGCATGTGTCAGCCCTGTCGGACGCGCTGGCCGGACTGCCGATCGAGTGGCGGGCTCAGCCGGCAGCTGTGACCGACTGTCTCCTCATCCCGGTCTGCTGGTCCATACCCGACCTGCCAGGCTCGGTCGTCCACCTGCACGACGCCGACCGGGCCGTCGCCGCGGTGACATCCCAGGGCACGGGGACCGCCGTGCTTCTGCCGGCCCCCACCGAGCACCGGGTACGAGAACTCGCCGAGCAGGGCGTTCTCCTGCCCCGCAAGTCCACCTCGTTCGGACCGAAACCCGCCGCCGGACTCGTGATGCGGGTCCTACGGAACACGTAG